A genomic stretch from Asterias rubens chromosome 19, eAstRub1.3, whole genome shotgun sequence includes:
- the LOC117303016 gene encoding acyl-CoA-binding domain-containing protein 6-like, whose amino-acid sequence MDSDDSDVMEGSSDEEGTLSEFQQAAERVQMLAAGLPKEKLLHLYARYKQATVGKCNTLRPGLFDFQGKQKWDAWHGLGHMTKETAKAEYVSAVQELDPEWKIIEHRGGGGAMLGVGVSTMCRAEEDVSDVNKTAFDWCKDGNPEQMKYLLDTGKAGINEIDEEGMSLLHWACDRGHVNVTQALLDHKADVNVLDAEGQTPLHYAAACEHIPIVELLLKHGANRKIKDNEGCTPLDTTSDKVIQKMLAVH is encoded by the exons ATGGACAGCGATGACAGTGATGTCATGGAAGGATCCTCGGATGAAGAAGGAACTCTGAGCGAGTTCCAGCAAGCCGCTGAAAGGGTCCAGATGCTGGCTGCTGGTCTACCAAAAGAGAAACTCTTACATTTGTATGCACGTTACAAGCAG GCGACCGTTGGTAAATGTAACACATTGCGACCGGGTCTCTTTGACTTCCAAGGCAAACAAAAATG GGATGCGTGGCACGGGCTGGGTCACATGACAAAGGAGACTGCCAAGGCAGAGTATGTCTCTGCAGTCCAGGAACTAGACCCGGAATGGAAAATTATTGAGCACAGAGGAGGGGGAGGAGCTATGCTTGGAGTGGGGGTCAGCACTATGTGCAGGGCAGAGGAGGATGTAAG TGATGTGAATAAGACAGCTTTTGACTGGTGTAAAGACGGAAACCCGGAACAGATGAAGTATCTACTGGACACAGGCAAGGCAGGCATAAATGAGATTGACGAAGAG GGAATGAGTTTACTACATTGGGCTTGTGATCGTGGTCATGTCAACGTAACGCAAGCATTGTTGGACCATAAAGCAGATGTAAATGTACTAGATGCCGAAGGGCAAACGCCATTGCATTATG CTGCTGCCTGTGAACATATACCGATAGTGGAGCTTCTTCTTAAGCATGGAGCAAATCGTAAAATAAAGGACAATGAGGGCTGCACGCCACTAGACACTACCTCAGACAAAGTCATCCAGAAAATGTTGGCTGTCCACTAA